The Leclercia adecarboxylata region TGTAATTGAGCGTCGGGTGCAGTTCGTCGAGCTCAAACGACAGCGCCAGATAGCGGGCGGCCATGAGGTCGGCAAAATGCGCTTTGATCAGCGCGAACAGCATTTCACCCACCTCTTCCCGGCTCTCCAGGCTGCGCCCGGCGCCGATTTTCAGCGTCATATGCACAAAGGCGTAATCCTGCTTGCCGTCCGCCATCTGCCAGGTATCCACCCAGTGCGCGCGGCTGCGGATGCCGCCGAGCGGGAAGATGCCGGTGGCGGCCAGCGCCTCGTTGACGCAGGCAAAGAGGCCCGGCAGATCCGCCTGGTCGCGGATGTTCTCGGTACATTCGACAATAAAGTGCGGCATGGGGCGTCCTTATGCGGGTAGAGGGAAAACGGCGTTAACCTGGCCAGTGCCGGAGCTCGGAAACAGCTCGGTGAGAAACTCCACCTTGCCGTCGTAGTTGTCCCAGCCGAGCATGCCCAGCAGCATCACCGTGTCGTGCATGTTCCCCTCGCCGTAGCAGTAGTCGGCGTACTCCGGCAGCATGCTGCAAAATTCTTTGAACTGGCCCTCGCGCCACAGCTTCACCACGCGCTCGTCCATCTGGCGGTCGAACTCGCGGGTGTAGCTGTTCATCCCCTCTTCGGCGCGCTGGTCGTCAATGAAGCGGTGCGACAGCGAACCGCTGGCGAGCACCGCCACGGTGCCGTCATATTTTTCGATGGCGCTGAGGATGGCCTCGCCCAGCCTGCGGCTGTCGGCAAAGTCATGCACGGTGCAGAAGGCGGAAATGGACACCACTTTGAAATGTTTATCTGCGTTCATGTAGCGCATCGGCACCAGGGTGCCGTACTCCAGCTTCAGGCTCGGGATGTTGTGCGCTTTGGCGCGCACGCCCTTTGCCACCGCCTCGTCGGCGATAAGCTGACCCAGCGCCGGGTTACCGTCGTAGTCGTAGGTCATGTCGCGGATAAAGTGCGGCAGCTCGTTGCTGGTGTAGACGCCTTTAAAATGGTCCGCACAGTTGATGTGATAGGCGCTGTTCACCAGCCAGTGGGTGTCGAAGACGATGATGGTATCGACGCCCATCTCGCGGCAGCGCCTGCCGATCTCTTTATGGCCGTCGATGGCCCCCTGGCGGCAGCCAAAGTTTTTACCCGGTATCTCAGAGAGATACATCGACGGAACGTGCGTGATTTTTGCTGCTAACGCTAACTTGCCCATTTCATACCCCCCATTTTGGGATCGGATGGTCGCCCATCGAGATACAGACGTTTTTCATCTCGGCGAACACCTCAAAGCTGTACTCACCGCCTTCGCGGCCGGTGCCGGAGGCCTTCACACCGCCAAACGGCTGGCGCAGATCGCGCACGTTCTGGGTGTTTACAAACACCATGCCCGCTTCGATGTTGCGC contains the following coding sequences:
- a CDS encoding 5-carboxymethyl-2-hydroxymuconate Delta-isomerase, whose protein sequence is MPHFIVECTENIRDQADLPGLFACVNEALAATGIFPLGGIRSRAHWVDTWQMADGKQDYAFVHMTLKIGAGRSLESREEVGEMLFALIKAHFADLMAARYLALSFELDELHPTLNYKQNNVHGLFT
- the hpaD gene encoding 3,4-dihydroxyphenylacetate 2,3-dioxygenase translates to MGKLALAAKITHVPSMYLSEIPGKNFGCRQGAIDGHKEIGRRCREMGVDTIIVFDTHWLVNSAYHINCADHFKGVYTSNELPHFIRDMTYDYDGNPALGQLIADEAVAKGVRAKAHNIPSLKLEYGTLVPMRYMNADKHFKVVSISAFCTVHDFADSRRLGEAILSAIEKYDGTVAVLASGSLSHRFIDDQRAEEGMNSYTREFDRQMDERVVKLWREGQFKEFCSMLPEYADYCYGEGNMHDTVMLLGMLGWDNYDGKVEFLTELFPSSGTGQVNAVFPLPA